The genomic interval GCAGCGCGGGCCAGTCGGGTTCGGGGGTGGCGGCGAGGGCGGCGATCACCGCGGCGGTCGCGGCGTCGCCCGCGCCCGTCGGGTTTCCGGCGACCGGCTCGGGCAGCGCCGCGGTCCACGCGCCCGCGGCCGTGACCGCGACCATGCCGTCGGCGCCGCGAGTCGCGATGACCGCGCGCACACCCCGATCCACCAGCGGGCGCACCGCCGCGACCACTTCCGCGGCGGTGTCGGCACGGATCCCGGTGAGCCGATGCAGTTCGTCGCGGTTGGGCATCAGCACCACGCCGGGCACCTCGGCCGCCATCTGCAGCGCCCGCCCGTCGACGTCACAGATGGTGGGAACGCCGACCTCGAGCGCGGCGCGGGCGAGGCGGGCCGGAACGGAGTCGCCGACCCCGCCCGGCTGCGAACCGGCGATCACCATGCCGCCGGTGTTGGGCAGCAGGCCGGTGACGCGGACCAGCAGCTGCTCCACCGCGTACGGATCCCCCACGCGCGCACCGGGTTCCCAGAGCGCGGTCGCGGTGCCGTCGCCGGACTCGCTGATCACCACCGTGCGCCGCACCCACGGCAGCGCGTGCACGAAATCCACCGGCAGCTCCAGTTCGGCGGCGGCGGCGAAGACGTGGTCGGAGAAGCCCGTCGCGCGGGAGTACTTCCCGAGCTGATTGAGCACGCGGGTCACATTGATGCCCTTGCCCCCGATGCGCTGCTCGACCGACAGCACCCGATGCGCCCGGCCACGCTCGAACCGCTCCACGCGGTAGGTCATGTCGTAGGCGGGGTTCATCGTCACGGTGAGGATCACGTCAACCACTGTCCATGGCGTAGGACGCGGCGCAACCCCTGATCCTCGTCGAGCACGACCGCGTCGGCGGCCAGACCCGGCCGTAGATCGCCGACGTCGGCCAGCCCGG from Nocardia wallacei carries:
- a CDS encoding hexose kinase translates to MVDVILTVTMNPAYDMTYRVERFERGRAHRVLSVEQRIGGKGINVTRVLNQLGKYSRATGFSDHVFAAAAELELPVDFVHALPWVRRTVVISESGDGTATALWEPGARVGDPYAVEQLLVRVTGLLPNTGGMVIAGSQPGGVGDSVPARLARAALEVGVPTICDVDGRALQMAAEVPGVVLMPNRDELHRLTGIRADTAAEVVAAVRPLVDRGVRAVIATRGADGMVAVTAAGAWTAALPEPVAGNPTGAGDAATAAVIAALAATPEPDWPALLADAVATSAAAVVIPVAGEIDRTQRDRLAPEVVVTGLPSGAPESTP